From Terriglobus sp. TAA 43, the proteins below share one genomic window:
- a CDS encoding SulP family inorganic anion transporter, translating to MNSTNESSKKPHALISDISASLVVFLVALPLCMGIAVASGMPPARGLVTGIVGGILVGALSGSPLQVSGPAAGLAVIVFELVQDHGLGALGPILVVAGAIQLLAGVLRVGRWFRAISPEVVHGMLAGIGVLIVIQQFHVVLDRAPKATGPANIFAMGEALAVGLFPLDGSKEEWALLVGVLTLIVILLWERFRPAKLKLVPAALLGIGAGTALAQTLHLGIRRIDVPANLGDMVSFTPLTAFTATRWTSLLGTAIALAFIASAETLLSAAAVDQMQTKVRANYDKELAAQGIGNMLCGFLGALPMTGVIVRSSANVQAGAETRRSTILHGLWLLISVALFARTLRMIPMASLAAVLVLTGIRLVKLKDILHLRRFGWPPVIVYGLSMVTIVATNLLTGVLVGIGLSLLWTLWKLTHLQLDVETTEQRTDIHLAGVGTFLAIPKISRTLDDAPSGPPIYIHSFCLRYIDHACIEIIEAWVDRRQAAGEIVHLEREHLLKRYQTPVSQAVD from the coding sequence ATGAACAGTACAAATGAATCTTCAAAGAAGCCTCATGCCCTGATCAGCGACATTTCGGCGTCGCTGGTCGTGTTCCTGGTCGCGCTACCGCTTTGCATGGGCATCGCCGTTGCATCAGGTATGCCGCCCGCGCGTGGTCTGGTAACCGGCATCGTCGGCGGCATCCTGGTGGGGGCCTTGTCCGGGTCGCCATTGCAGGTGAGCGGACCCGCTGCAGGACTGGCCGTCATCGTTTTCGAACTGGTGCAAGACCACGGGCTTGGAGCTCTTGGTCCAATTTTGGTCGTTGCGGGAGCCATTCAGTTGCTGGCGGGCGTTCTGCGTGTAGGCCGCTGGTTCCGTGCAATCTCGCCGGAAGTCGTACACGGCATGCTCGCGGGTATCGGCGTCCTCATCGTCATTCAACAGTTTCACGTCGTGTTGGACCGTGCACCCAAGGCCACCGGCCCAGCGAACATTTTCGCCATGGGCGAAGCTCTTGCCGTCGGATTGTTCCCGTTGGATGGCAGCAAGGAAGAATGGGCACTGCTGGTGGGTGTGCTGACCCTGATCGTGATCCTGCTTTGGGAGCGCTTTCGGCCAGCGAAACTTAAGCTTGTGCCCGCTGCTCTTCTTGGCATCGGAGCTGGCACAGCGTTGGCCCAGACGCTGCATCTGGGCATCCGTCGCATTGATGTTCCGGCAAACCTGGGCGACATGGTCAGCTTCACGCCGCTAACCGCCTTCACCGCCACACGCTGGACATCACTTCTGGGGACTGCAATCGCACTGGCCTTCATCGCAAGCGCCGAGACGCTTCTGTCAGCCGCTGCTGTCGATCAGATGCAAACCAAGGTTCGTGCCAACTACGACAAGGAACTAGCCGCCCAGGGTATCGGCAACATGCTCTGCGGTTTTCTTGGCGCACTGCCAATGACAGGAGTCATTGTGCGTAGTTCCGCCAATGTGCAGGCCGGAGCCGAAACGCGCAGATCCACCATTCTGCATGGACTGTGGCTGCTTATCTCAGTTGCTTTATTCGCCAGAACGTTGCGGATGATCCCGATGGCGTCACTCGCAGCGGTGCTCGTGCTGACCGGTATACGACTGGTGAAGCTAAAGGACATTCTTCATCTGCGTCGTTTCGGCTGGCCACCTGTCATCGTGTACGGCCTGTCGATGGTGACTATTGTCGCCACCAATCTGTTGACGGGAGTCCTGGTGGGCATCGGTCTGTCGCTACTATGGACACTCTGGAAGCTGACTCATCTGCAGTTGGATGTGGAGACCACGGAACAACGCACGGATATTCATCTGGCCGGAGTTGGAACGTTTCTTGCAATTCCGAAAATCTCCCGCACGCTGGACGACGCTCCAAGCGGTCCCCCCATTTACATCCACAGCTTCTGTCTCCGGTACATCGACCACGCGTGCATTGAAATCATTGAAGCGTGGGTAGATCGTCGCCAGGCTGCAGGCGAAATCGTCCACTTGGAACGCGAACACCTGCTGAAGCGTTACCAGACCCCGGTCTCACAGGCGGTGGATTAA
- a CDS encoding transporter → MALALAHSHNLVFAQFSDPRTYTNSPVDLNQIELMYAYVRSDASIDPSIIVGNAKFNLNQGVIAYTRYFGVRHRLTWIQPSIPIASASGSIAGTTISGDVNGAGDTSYQIGTLLKGGPALTASEFETYKPKTSIGASFTFTAPTGQYDHNRLLNLGSDRWSFKPEVGLSHPFGPEQKWVIDAYVNSYFFSDNTMYRGAEVLKQMPLPGVEAHLSYSLNNSVWASLDIRYSFRGDTLINGVNQDNVQRNFIVGSQLNASINARSTLIFVYAHALVHDNGPNISGFAVRYDYVWGKGLR, encoded by the coding sequence ATGGCTTTGGCGCTCGCACACTCACACAATCTTGTTTTTGCGCAGTTTTCGGACCCTCGCACCTACACCAATTCTCCGGTGGATCTCAATCAAATCGAACTGATGTATGCCTATGTCCGATCCGATGCTTCGATCGACCCCTCGATTATTGTGGGAAATGCGAAATTCAATCTGAATCAGGGAGTCATCGCTTACACACGGTATTTTGGTGTGCGTCATCGACTGACTTGGATACAGCCCAGTATTCCGATTGCCTCAGCTTCAGGTTCGATCGCTGGGACCACGATTAGTGGGGATGTGAACGGTGCGGGTGATACCAGCTATCAGATCGGCACGTTGTTGAAAGGTGGCCCAGCGCTCACTGCGTCAGAATTCGAAACATATAAACCTAAGACCTCTATAGGAGCCAGCTTTACCTTTACGGCGCCCACAGGCCAGTATGACCATAACAGGCTTCTCAACCTCGGTTCGGATCGCTGGTCATTCAAGCCCGAGGTTGGCCTATCCCATCCGTTCGGACCGGAGCAAAAATGGGTAATCGACGCTTATGTCAATTCCTATTTCTTTTCAGACAATACGATGTACCGCGGCGCGGAGGTATTAAAACAGATGCCTCTCCCTGGAGTGGAGGCGCACCTCAGTTACTCACTTAATAACTCCGTCTGGGCTTCGCTGGATATTCGCTACTCATTTCGTGGGGACACGTTGATCAACGGTGTAAATCAGGACAACGTGCAGCGCAACTTCATCGTGGGCAGCCAGTTAAATGCCTCCATAAACGCAAGAAGCACACTGATTTTTGTGTATGCCCATGCATTAGTACATGACAATGGTCCAAACATCAGTGGATTTGCGGTGCGATATGACTATGTCTGGGGCAAGGGTCTTAGATAA
- a CDS encoding DUF3300 domain-containing protein has product MNPRARMLGSSFQRLVGALCIVALVPGDGLAYTQTAQANTTQQPSAKISSDQLDSLVAPIALYPDPMLAQTLAASTYPLEIIQLHQYLTKNPGLKDKALADAVAKQAWDPSVQALAGLPDLVKRLADDIQWTTDLGNAFLAQQKDVMDSVQRMRKKAQDTGNLKSSEQQKVETKVIESKSTIIIEQANPQVVYVPSYNPTVVYGPPVYPYPPIYYPPPGYYAAGMAISFGVGIAMGAFWSGGWGWGCGWGGNNNITINNNNNFNRNTNVGGGNRGNIGGGNRPSQLPSRGGVGGAGGVGGVGGAGGVGGVGGVGGAGGVGGAGGVGRPGGVGGVGGAGGAGRPSQLPAGGNSWQHNPQHRGGAPYGDRATADRFGGLSRGDSLSNRQANARQQIGREGGNLASNNRGGAGLGDRSGGGFGGGNRAGGGAGVADRSAGGPGSRGGAAGGGADRVGSRDLSRGSGSSGGAFGGGSRGYSGSSARSSSSRGASSMGSRGGGGGGMRGGGGGRRR; this is encoded by the coding sequence ATGAATCCGAGAGCAAGAATGCTTGGTTCCAGCTTCCAGCGCTTGGTTGGTGCGCTGTGTATCGTTGCCTTGGTTCCTGGGGACGGACTAGCTTACACACAGACTGCGCAGGCGAATACAACTCAGCAACCGTCCGCGAAAATCTCCTCCGACCAACTCGATTCGCTGGTTGCGCCAATTGCCCTCTATCCCGATCCAATGCTGGCGCAGACGCTGGCGGCTTCTACTTATCCTCTTGAAATTATCCAACTGCATCAATACTTAACCAAAAATCCTGGACTAAAGGACAAGGCGCTTGCGGATGCTGTTGCCAAACAGGCCTGGGATCCGAGCGTCCAGGCACTTGCAGGTCTGCCGGACCTGGTCAAACGCCTTGCGGACGACATTCAGTGGACCACTGATCTTGGTAATGCGTTTCTGGCGCAGCAGAAAGATGTGATGGATAGTGTTCAACGCATGCGTAAGAAGGCGCAGGATACTGGCAATCTGAAATCGAGCGAGCAACAGAAGGTAGAAACCAAGGTCATTGAGAGCAAAAGCACCATCATCATTGAGCAGGCGAATCCGCAGGTCGTCTATGTGCCTTCCTACAATCCTACGGTGGTGTATGGGCCGCCTGTCTATCCTTATCCCCCGATTTACTATCCGCCGCCGGGATACTATGCGGCGGGCATGGCGATCTCGTTCGGTGTGGGCATAGCGATGGGGGCGTTCTGGAGTGGCGGTTGGGGCTGGGGCTGCGGCTGGGGCGGCAATAACAACATCACCATCAACAACAACAACAACTTCAACCGCAACACGAACGTTGGCGGCGGCAACCGAGGGAACATCGGCGGCGGCAACCGGCCTTCTCAGCTACCTTCTCGCGGTGGTGTGGGAGGTGCCGGCGGTGTGGGCGGCGTAGGTGGGGCTGGCGGTGTTGGGGGTGTAGGTGGCGTTGGCGGTGCCGGTGGAGTCGGCGGCGCTGGCGGGGTAGGCCGGCCGGGTGGAGTTGGCGGTGTCGGCGGAGCAGGAGGTGCCGGCCGGCCGTCGCAACTGCCCGCTGGGGGCAACAGTTGGCAGCACAATCCGCAGCATCGCGGTGGCGCTCCTTATGGAGATCGCGCGACTGCCGACCGTTTTGGTGGCCTGTCACGCGGAGACTCATTGAGCAATCGCCAAGCCAACGCGAGGCAACAGATCGGGCGAGAGGGAGGCAATTTGGCCAGCAATAACCGGGGAGGCGCTGGCCTAGGCGATCGTTCGGGAGGCGGATTCGGAGGAGGAAACCGTGCCGGAGGTGGAGCTGGCGTGGCGGATCGGTCAGCCGGCGGTCCAGGTAGCCGCGGCGGAGCTGCTGGCGGGGGAGCAGACCGCGTTGGGAGCCGGGATTTGTCGCGCGGCAGTGGTAGCAGTGGGGGCGCGTTCGGAGGCGGTTCCAGAGGCTACAGCGGATCAAGCGCACGCTCCAGCAGCTCACGAGGGGCTTCCAGCATGGGAAGCCGCGGAGGCGGTGGCGGTGGTATGCGCGGAGGCGGCGGTGGTCGACGCCGGTAG
- a CDS encoding DUF2950 domain-containing protein: MRTISTKGSLPWVASTICLAALACLFAPVLAAQQTADAGAPAAVVASPTTESDMVAKTFSSPEQAADALVNAAAQFDQAALIEIFGHDGDGIVFSGEPAQDKRRAEEFAAEAHEKKSVSISPRGGRRAFLLVGNEDWPFPVPIVKIGDKWSFDSRAGRRELLYRRIGENELDAIQICHGFVDAQQDYALKPREGYQVNQYAQNIISTRGKQDGLAWQNEDGTWGGPIGEKAAEAIQQGYGRGEPYHGYFFRVLKGQGPAAPLGQLDYVIDGAMIGGFALVAAPAEYGVTGVKTFIVSNDGVVYERDFGAGTANQFAKMDRFNPDKSWTPVLNETN, from the coding sequence ATGAGAACGATATCTACGAAGGGAAGTCTCCCTTGGGTTGCTTCGACTATCTGCCTCGCAGCTCTGGCATGTCTGTTCGCGCCGGTTCTTGCGGCGCAACAAACTGCGGATGCAGGGGCTCCGGCTGCTGTGGTCGCGTCCCCCACGACCGAGTCCGACATGGTAGCCAAGACTTTCAGTAGTCCGGAGCAGGCTGCCGATGCATTAGTCAACGCGGCTGCGCAGTTCGACCAGGCAGCGCTTATAGAAATCTTCGGCCACGATGGGGATGGCATTGTATTTAGCGGTGAACCCGCACAGGACAAGCGACGCGCCGAAGAGTTCGCTGCTGAGGCACATGAGAAGAAGAGCGTTTCCATCTCTCCTCGAGGTGGTCGCCGCGCATTCCTGCTTGTGGGGAATGAAGACTGGCCCTTTCCTGTGCCGATCGTCAAGATAGGAGATAAGTGGTCGTTTGATAGTAGGGCCGGGCGCCGCGAACTGTTGTATCGCCGCATTGGCGAGAATGAGCTCGATGCCATTCAAATCTGTCACGGATTTGTGGACGCACAACAGGACTATGCTCTCAAGCCGCGTGAGGGGTATCAGGTCAATCAGTACGCGCAAAACATCATCAGTACTCGGGGCAAGCAGGATGGTCTTGCGTGGCAAAACGAGGATGGCACGTGGGGCGGTCCCATTGGCGAAAAAGCAGCCGAGGCAATCCAGCAAGGTTACGGCCGTGGCGAGCCGTATCACGGCTACTTCTTCAGGGTGCTAAAAGGGCAAGGTCCTGCCGCGCCGCTTGGGCAGCTGGATTACGTGATCGACGGCGCGATGATCGGAGGCTTCGCCCTTGTGGCTGCGCCGGCTGAATACGGCGTGACCGGAGTAAAAACCTTCATCGTGAGCAACGATGGCGTTGTTTATGAAAGGGACTTTGGCGCTGGTACAGCAAACCAGTTCGCGAAGATGGATCGCTTCAACCCGGACAAATCGTGGACGCCAGTCCTTAACGAGACCAACTAG
- a CDS encoding OmpA family protein: MIKARSGEHMVVQTSDNPNLVVQLTDTTDVAQVQGMLKARRKQMSMAALIPGLEVKVEGEYDEQQQLVAKSVRFKGNDLERAESIQAGMHETKVQVQKNQEELEKHNAELKAQNEALRQHETKIAANKAAVDAAVVRFGQLDDYYILDEVTVYFANGKVTVDPKYASQLTALAEKAKGINGYMIEVKGYASASGSAAMNQKLSEDRAGNVTNILIQHGRVPLTRMLAPGAMGESEQVGNESTKEGQAENRRVVVRVLQNKAIAGV; encoded by the coding sequence ATGATCAAAGCACGCAGCGGAGAACATATGGTCGTGCAGACCTCGGACAATCCCAATCTAGTAGTCCAATTAACCGACACAACGGATGTGGCCCAGGTGCAGGGAATGCTCAAAGCACGCAGGAAGCAGATGTCCATGGCCGCGCTAATTCCTGGCCTCGAGGTCAAGGTCGAGGGCGAATACGACGAACAGCAACAGTTGGTAGCGAAGTCGGTTCGGTTTAAGGGCAATGATCTTGAAAGAGCCGAATCCATTCAGGCTGGCATGCACGAGACCAAAGTACAGGTCCAAAAGAACCAGGAAGAGTTGGAGAAGCATAACGCCGAACTGAAGGCACAGAACGAGGCACTGCGACAACATGAGACGAAGATCGCCGCCAATAAGGCCGCGGTCGATGCAGCTGTCGTTCGCTTCGGCCAACTGGACGACTACTACATCCTGGACGAAGTGACGGTTTACTTCGCTAACGGTAAGGTCACCGTCGATCCCAAGTACGCTTCTCAACTAACTGCGCTGGCCGAGAAAGCCAAGGGGATTAATGGATACATGATCGAAGTCAAGGGCTATGCCTCGGCGTCAGGCAGCGCCGCCATGAACCAGAAGCTCAGCGAAGACCGTGCCGGCAATGTAACGAATATTCTCATTCAGCATGGTCGGGTACCTCTGACAAGAATGCTGGCGCCTGGCGCGATGGGCGAAAGCGAACAGGTCGGCAACGAAAGCACGAAGGAAGGGCAGGCCGAGAATCGTCGCGTCGTCGTGCGGGTACTGCAGAACAAAGCTATCGCTGGAGTGTAG
- a CDS encoding DUF4136 domain-containing protein — protein sequence MKKFTFVWIVMLLVMANMAFAQDVRYNFDKSADFSKFKTYKWVAIKGANQLDDLIDKQIKGAIDTELATKGLTKVDGDDADLLVGYQTAIGQEKQFTSYNTDWGYGGGWYRGGWYGPSGGMTTGQTSTIYTGQLALDMYDSKDHDLVWRGVASKSLDTKAKPEKREKNLRKATAKLLKNYPPKVK from the coding sequence ATGAAGAAATTTACTTTTGTCTGGATAGTCATGCTCCTCGTGATGGCGAACATGGCTTTTGCTCAGGACGTTCGCTATAACTTCGACAAAAGCGCAGACTTTTCCAAATTCAAAACTTATAAATGGGTAGCCATTAAAGGCGCGAATCAGTTGGATGACCTCATCGACAAGCAGATCAAGGGGGCAATCGATACTGAATTAGCCACTAAGGGACTGACAAAGGTGGATGGAGACGACGCGGATCTGCTTGTCGGCTATCAAACTGCGATTGGCCAGGAGAAGCAGTTCACGTCGTACAACACCGACTGGGGATATGGTGGGGGATGGTACAGGGGCGGATGGTACGGTCCTAGCGGCGGCATGACAACCGGGCAGACTTCGACGATTTACACCGGCCAGTTGGCTCTGGATATGTATGACTCGAAAGACCACGACCTGGTGTGGCGAGGCGTTGCTAGCAAGAGCCTCGATACTAAGGCAAAGCCAGAGAAGCGTGAAAAAAATCTCAGGAAGGCGACCGCCAAGCTCTTGAAGAACTACCCACCAAAGGTGAAGTAG
- a CDS encoding DcaP family trimeric outer membrane transporter, protein MRERRICLRDFGHVILAVLLLSGVRAYGQQTVPTDSQAAETQQLKDKLQSLEKSMEEIKEQLKALESKQAGATQASPETPPAVLSTAAPQTPAPPEAQGPTKTAASGASTLEIYGHVMLDSGYNFGQSNPNWFDVLRPTQLPSYTNEYGPDGSTFFGVRQTRFGVKTSNPTRFGDLKTTFEFELFGTGVDAGQTTFRLRHAYGELGQFGAGQYWSPFMDIDVFPNTLEYWGPNGMVFFRNVQFRWMPIRGKSHLTFAVERPGASADQGIYADRVELQGVKPKFDMPDFSMDGRIGRSWGYVEGAAMFRKISWVDLNKTAARDLSGTVFGWGVNLSSNLYFTKKDTGRFQLIYGEGVENYMNDAPVDVGIRNNFSDPHKPIVGVALPVLGAVAFLDHTWNERFTSSGGWSLVHITNSNAQNPSDFREGQYGLANLLYHPVKNAMMGGEFQWGRRRNYTDGFSYDDYRLQFSVKYNFSKTFTY, encoded by the coding sequence ATGAGGGAACGCCGGATTTGTTTACGGGACTTCGGCCACGTCATTCTCGCTGTCCTGCTTCTGTCCGGAGTGCGGGCATACGGGCAACAGACGGTGCCGACAGATTCTCAAGCTGCAGAGACGCAGCAGTTGAAAGACAAGCTCCAGTCACTCGAAAAGTCGATGGAGGAAATAAAAGAACAGCTTAAAGCTCTTGAGTCGAAACAGGCAGGAGCGACGCAGGCCTCCCCTGAGACGCCGCCCGCAGTGTTGAGTACAGCGGCCCCTCAAACGCCGGCGCCTCCAGAAGCGCAGGGTCCCACGAAGACTGCAGCCTCAGGGGCAAGCACCTTGGAGATCTACGGCCATGTCATGCTCGACTCCGGATACAACTTCGGCCAGTCGAATCCGAACTGGTTCGATGTTTTGCGACCCACTCAACTGCCCTCATACACGAATGAATACGGACCCGATGGCAGCACATTTTTCGGTGTTCGTCAGACACGCTTCGGAGTCAAGACATCCAACCCCACCCGCTTTGGGGATCTGAAGACGACCTTTGAGTTTGAACTATTCGGTACAGGCGTCGATGCGGGGCAGACTACATTTCGCCTGCGGCATGCTTACGGAGAGCTGGGACAATTCGGAGCTGGCCAGTACTGGAGCCCGTTCATGGACATTGATGTGTTCCCCAACACGCTTGAATATTGGGGGCCCAACGGAATGGTCTTCTTCCGCAACGTGCAGTTCCGCTGGATGCCGATCCGAGGGAAGAGCCACCTAACCTTTGCCGTTGAGCGGCCGGGCGCCAGTGCGGATCAGGGCATCTATGCAGATCGCGTTGAGCTGCAGGGAGTGAAGCCTAAGTTCGATATGCCGGACTTTTCAATGGATGGCCGTATCGGAAGAAGCTGGGGCTATGTAGAAGGTGCGGCCATGTTTAGAAAGATCAGTTGGGTTGACCTCAACAAAACAGCGGCGCGCGATCTCAGTGGCACTGTCTTTGGCTGGGGAGTAAACCTGAGCTCCAACCTCTATTTCACCAAAAAGGATACAGGTCGATTCCAGCTCATCTATGGAGAGGGCGTCGAGAACTACATGAACGATGCGCCAGTTGATGTTGGCATCAGGAACAACTTCAGCGATCCTCACAAACCCATCGTGGGAGTAGCCCTACCCGTACTGGGAGCTGTCGCATTCCTGGATCATACGTGGAACGAACGATTCACCAGTAGCGGCGGTTGGTCCCTGGTGCACATCACAAACTCCAACGCACAGAATCCCTCAGACTTCCGCGAGGGGCAGTATGGCTTGGCCAACCTGCTCTACCATCCGGTGAAGAACGCGATGATGGGTGGCGAATTTCAATGGGGCCGCCGCCGGAATTACACGGATGGCTTTAGCTACGACGACTACAGGCTCCAGTTCTCGGTCAAATACAACTTCTCGAAGACATTTACTTACTAA
- the glsA gene encoding glutaminase A, with protein MIAKRIIVALLSVMTSVVTIAPAPVLGQKGQASPVAPRRELVESVVKEAYAQFRGDTGGKNADYIPALAQVDSKLFGIAIVTTDNQVVTLGDVKDPFSIQSISKVFTLALAMEEMGADKVFDKVGSEPTGRAFNSPIAVVDMQTHTGNPFVNAGAIATTSLISGNDANAKWNKVLDFYSRVAGEKLTIIDEIYKSEAATNTGNKALSYLLAKYDRIYADPFESVDIYTKQCSVGVNALQLARMGATLANNGKNPATGEQVIKAEDVPHILSTMTMAGLYDGSGGWAWHVGLPAKSGVGGGIVAVVPGKGAIAVFAPPLDEAGNSVKAQKVIEFVSQKLNYNLFSPSSVGWK; from the coding sequence ATGATTGCGAAGCGAATAATCGTTGCCTTGTTATCCGTTATGACATCCGTCGTGACGATTGCTCCGGCTCCGGTCCTGGGACAAAAGGGACAGGCCAGCCCCGTTGCTCCCAGACGGGAGTTGGTGGAATCCGTCGTCAAGGAGGCATACGCACAGTTTCGCGGCGATACCGGTGGCAAGAACGCGGACTATATCCCAGCCTTGGCCCAAGTTGATTCCAAGCTCTTTGGAATCGCCATCGTTACTACCGATAATCAAGTCGTCACCCTGGGGGATGTGAAGGATCCCTTTTCCATCCAGTCCATCTCTAAAGTCTTTACGCTGGCGCTTGCGATGGAAGAGATGGGAGCGGACAAGGTGTTTGACAAGGTTGGTTCCGAGCCCACAGGACGCGCCTTCAATTCTCCGATCGCCGTTGTGGATATGCAGACACACACCGGAAATCCCTTCGTCAATGCAGGAGCCATCGCGACTACCAGCTTGATTTCCGGAAACGATGCGAATGCGAAGTGGAACAAGGTCCTCGACTTTTACAGCAGAGTGGCCGGCGAAAAACTTACCATCATCGACGAGATATACAAATCCGAAGCAGCCACAAACACTGGTAACAAAGCGCTCTCCTATCTCTTAGCCAAGTATGACCGGATTTACGCGGATCCCTTTGAGTCAGTTGATATCTACACCAAGCAGTGCTCGGTCGGAGTGAATGCTCTTCAACTCGCTCGCATGGGCGCTACGCTCGCAAACAACGGTAAGAATCCTGCCACCGGCGAACAAGTTATCAAAGCGGAAGACGTGCCCCACATCCTCAGCACGATGACAATGGCAGGCCTCTACGACGGTTCCGGTGGTTGGGCATGGCACGTTGGTCTTCCCGCGAAGAGCGGTGTGGGTGGCGGAATCGTGGCGGTCGTGCCCGGTAAAGGCGCTATCGCTGTCTTTGCGCCTCCGCTCGATGAGGCGGGCAATAGCGTCAAGGCTCAGAAGGTGATTGAGTTCGTCTCTCAAAAACTGAACTACAACCTCTTCTCGCCGAGCTCCGTCGGGTGGAAATAA